A portion of the Actomonas aquatica genome contains these proteins:
- a CDS encoding DUF2256 domain-containing protein, with protein sequence MSRMRKKADLPTKDCVVCGRPFTWRRKWERVWDEVLTCSERCRRVRKTSGKEGVT encoded by the coding sequence ATGTCCCGCATGCGCAAGAAAGCCGATCTGCCGACCAAGGATTGTGTGGTCTGTGGTCGGCCGTTTACGTGGCGGCGGAAATGGGAGCGTGTGTGGGATGAAGTCCTGACCTGTTCGGAACGTTGTCGGCGCGTCCGCAAGACGAGCGGGAAGGAGGGCGTGACGTGA
- a CDS encoding NAD-dependent epimerase/dehydratase family protein has protein sequence MPFTSRGPNYAGRRVLITGGLGFIGSNLARALVRQGARVTIVDSLIPEYGGNRRNLHGIASKVTVNISDVRDRHAMPVFVKDQDVLFNLAGQTSHMDSMTDPDTDLEINARAQLSILEACRHHNPDLRIVFASTRQLYGKPQYLPVDEKHPLNPVDVNGINKLAGEHYHLLYHQVYGLKTSVLRLTNTIGPRMRIRDARQTFLGIWIRQALKGEPFEVWGGDQLRDFSYVDDAVSAFLLCGASSAADGRVFNVGGCAPIDLKDLADQLVALVPGSSYRQRRFPAARKAIDIGHYYADDSALRETLDWAPRTNLKTALQRTVSFFQRELAHYA, from the coding sequence ATGCCATTTACCTCGCGCGGACCGAACTACGCCGGTCGCCGTGTGCTCATCACCGGCGGACTGGGCTTCATCGGCTCCAACTTGGCCCGCGCGCTCGTGCGGCAGGGCGCCCGGGTCACCATCGTTGATTCACTGATTCCCGAATATGGCGGCAACCGGCGCAACCTCCACGGCATTGCCTCCAAGGTCACCGTCAACATCTCCGATGTGCGCGACCGCCATGCCATGCCGGTGTTCGTCAAAGACCAGGACGTGCTCTTTAACCTTGCGGGGCAGACCAGTCACATGGACTCGATGACCGATCCTGACACCGATCTCGAGATCAATGCCCGCGCCCAGCTCTCCATCCTCGAGGCCTGCCGCCATCACAATCCCGACCTGCGCATCGTTTTTGCCTCCACGCGTCAGTTGTATGGGAAACCTCAATACCTGCCGGTGGATGAAAAACATCCGCTCAATCCGGTGGATGTGAACGGCATCAACAAGCTCGCCGGCGAACACTACCATTTGCTCTACCATCAGGTTTACGGCCTCAAAACTTCGGTGCTGCGCCTGACCAATACAATCGGTCCGCGGATGCGTATCCGCGACGCCCGCCAAACCTTCCTTGGCATTTGGATCCGCCAGGCCCTCAAAGGGGAACCGTTTGAGGTGTGGGGCGGTGACCAGCTGCGGGACTTTAGCTACGTCGATGATGCCGTATCGGCCTTTCTACTCTGCGGTGCCTCCTCCGCCGCCGATGGACGCGTCTTCAACGTTGGTGGTTGCGCCCCGATAGACCTCAAGGATTTGGCCGATCAGCTTGTGGCCTTGGTTCCCGGTTCGAGCTACCGCCAACGTCGCTTTCCCGCCGCGCGCAAAGCCATCGATATCGGCCACTACTACGCCGACGACTCCGCTCTGCGCGAAACACTCGACTGGGCCCCCCGCACCAATCTGAAAACCGCCCTGCAACGCACGGTTTCCTTCTTCCAGCGCGAGCTCGCTCACTACGCATGA
- a CDS encoding alpha-L-fucosidase: MKQLRLVCGLLAMCAAPLPHSLADSPVSDPWAPLDARPNPAWWSDAKFGLFIHWGPYAVPAFSAEKQYAEWYWMALRDRSRPDHAAVKAFHNATYGPDFDYRDFAPDFTAQFFDPQAWAQLFARSGARYVVLTSKHHDGFALWPSAEASRTWGRPWNAVEVGPQRDVLGDIATATREAGLKFGIYFSLYEWFNPLYREDPERYVAEHMMPQFKDVVTRYAPAVIFSDGEWDHPSATWRSPELLAWLFNESPAAADVVVNDRWGSETRHAHGGYYTTEYGSGMADATYPWEENRGMGHSYGYSRTENLADYTTGREFILMLADIVSRGGNFLLNIGPTADGRIPVIMQQRLTDIGDWLAINGEAIYGTRPWIRSTQWSAGTVRDQERGQYKSGYDILKLTVAPEAGMAVKELMFTRQGSDLFAICPALPPTQLRIRDLTPATDTLVTLLGYATPLAWTTEGDDTLITLPDLDVSRDGGRAAYVFKLAGALE, from the coding sequence ATGAAACAACTCCGCCTCGTCTGCGGCCTTCTCGCCATGTGCGCCGCCCCTCTTCCCCATTCGCTCGCTGACTCTCCCGTATCCGACCCGTGGGCACCGCTGGATGCCCGGCCCAACCCCGCGTGGTGGTCCGACGCCAAGTTTGGCCTCTTCATCCACTGGGGCCCCTACGCCGTGCCCGCCTTCTCTGCGGAGAAACAATACGCGGAATGGTATTGGATGGCGCTCCGAGACCGCAGCCGGCCCGACCACGCCGCCGTCAAAGCCTTTCACAACGCAACCTACGGTCCCGACTTCGACTACCGCGACTTCGCGCCCGATTTCACCGCGCAGTTTTTTGATCCTCAAGCCTGGGCCCAGCTCTTTGCCCGCTCCGGAGCCCGCTACGTTGTGCTGACCTCCAAACACCACGACGGCTTCGCCCTCTGGCCCAGTGCCGAGGCCTCCCGCACATGGGGTCGCCCGTGGAACGCGGTGGAGGTCGGTCCTCAACGCGACGTGCTCGGCGATATCGCGACCGCGACACGCGAAGCCGGACTGAAATTCGGCATCTATTTTTCGCTCTACGAATGGTTCAACCCACTCTACCGCGAAGACCCCGAACGTTACGTCGCCGAACACATGATGCCTCAGTTCAAAGACGTGGTGACGCGCTACGCACCTGCCGTGATTTTCTCCGACGGCGAATGGGATCACCCTTCGGCCACCTGGCGTTCGCCCGAACTCCTCGCGTGGTTATTCAACGAGTCCCCGGCCGCCGCCGATGTGGTTGTAAACGATCGTTGGGGCTCCGAAACGCGCCACGCCCACGGCGGGTATTATACCACTGAATACGGTTCCGGCATGGCCGACGCCACGTATCCGTGGGAGGAGAACCGCGGCATGGGCCATTCCTACGGCTATAGCCGCACGGAGAACCTCGCGGATTACACGACCGGACGTGAGTTCATTCTCATGCTCGCCGACATCGTCAGTCGCGGCGGAAACTTCCTGCTCAACATCGGTCCCACCGCCGACGGTCGCATCCCTGTCATCATGCAACAGCGCCTCACCGATATCGGCGACTGGCTCGCGATCAACGGTGAGGCGATCTACGGCACCCGCCCGTGGATACGCTCAACCCAATGGAGTGCGGGCACGGTGCGCGACCAGGAACGCGGCCAATACAAATCCGGTTACGACATCCTAAAACTGACCGTCGCCCCCGAAGCCGGCATGGCCGTCAAAGAACTCATGTTCACCCGCCAGGGCTCCGACCTCTTTGCGATCTGCCCCGCGCTACCGCCGACCCAGCTGCGCATCCGCGATCTCACCCCGGCCACCGACACCCTCGTCACGCTTCTGGGCTATGCCACGCCGCTCGCATGGACCACCGAGGGCGACGATACCCTCATCACGCTTCCCGATCTCGATGTGAGTCGTGACGGTGGTCGCGCGGCCTACGTCTTCAAACTCGCCGGCGCGCTGGAGTGA
- a CDS encoding TIGR01777 family oxidoreductase: MKTRVFERRIHLPCTAAEAFAWHERRGAFQRLTPPWEQVEVEQEGEGEHDGQRAVLRSRMGPVWVRWVAEHFGYEKDRQFCDRQLAGPFAFWEHTHRFEPAEGGGCWLTDHIEYRLPLEPFSGVAEGLVEARLDRMFTYRHAVTAADLAGALKRDCGVVVVSGASGLIGSALVPFLRTQGWTVYTLVRRAPRTPDEIRWQPAEGGDVEWPKGFACDAVIHLAGVGIASGRWSSARKAAIRGSRIHGTTTLVKALARLPRAPQVMLSGSAVGYYGPDGQGQLQDEESEQGDGFLAEVCAAWEQAARPVEALGTRLVLLRTGVVLSPAGGALAKMLLPFRLGLGGPMAGGKMDQSWISLDDWLRACTFALENDAISGPMNLTAPWPVPQEEFADTLGSVLNRPAVLPLPRWPLQLALGEIADEALLADARVHPTVLSQNGFNFLHPSLEKALRHVLGRNTGL; this comes from the coding sequence GTGAAAACACGCGTGTTTGAACGACGGATACATCTGCCGTGCACCGCCGCCGAGGCGTTCGCCTGGCATGAACGACGGGGCGCGTTCCAGCGCCTCACGCCGCCGTGGGAACAGGTGGAGGTGGAGCAGGAAGGCGAGGGCGAGCACGACGGACAGCGAGCTGTGCTGCGCTCGCGCATGGGCCCCGTCTGGGTGCGTTGGGTGGCGGAGCATTTTGGTTATGAAAAGGACCGCCAGTTTTGCGACCGGCAGTTGGCTGGGCCTTTCGCGTTTTGGGAGCACACCCATCGCTTTGAGCCAGCGGAAGGCGGCGGGTGTTGGCTGACCGATCACATCGAATACCGGCTGCCGCTGGAACCGTTTTCCGGCGTAGCGGAGGGATTGGTGGAAGCGCGTTTGGATCGCATGTTCACGTATCGCCATGCGGTGACGGCGGCTGACCTTGCGGGGGCGCTCAAACGTGATTGCGGGGTGGTCGTGGTGAGCGGGGCGTCGGGGCTCATCGGCTCCGCGCTGGTGCCGTTTCTGCGCACGCAGGGCTGGACGGTTTACACGCTGGTGCGCCGGGCGCCGCGAACGCCGGACGAGATTCGCTGGCAGCCGGCAGAGGGCGGCGACGTGGAGTGGCCCAAAGGGTTCGCCTGCGATGCGGTGATTCATCTCGCCGGCGTTGGCATCGCGAGCGGACGCTGGTCGAGCGCGCGCAAAGCCGCGATTCGTGGCAGCCGTATTCACGGAACCACGACGTTGGTGAAGGCGCTCGCCCGGTTGCCGCGCGCACCGCAGGTGATGCTGAGTGGGTCTGCGGTGGGCTACTACGGGCCGGATGGTCAGGGACAGCTGCAAGACGAAGAGAGCGAGCAAGGAGATGGCTTTTTGGCGGAGGTTTGTGCGGCGTGGGAACAGGCGGCTCGGCCGGTGGAAGCGTTGGGCACGCGGTTGGTTCTGCTGCGCACTGGCGTGGTGCTGAGTCCGGCGGGAGGCGCGCTGGCGAAGATGCTGCTGCCGTTCAGGCTGGGACTGGGCGGTCCGATGGCGGGCGGCAAAATGGACCAGAGCTGGATCAGTTTGGACGATTGGCTGCGGGCCTGCACCTTTGCGCTGGAGAACGACGCGATTAGCGGGCCAATGAATCTCACCGCGCCTTGGCCGGTGCCACAGGAGGAGTTTGCCGATACCTTGGGCAGCGTGCTGAACCGTCCGGCGGTGTTACCGTTGCCGCGTTGGCCGTTGCAGCTCGCGCTCGGTGAAATTGCTGATGAAGCGCTGTTGGCCGATGCGCGGGTGCACCCGACCGTTCTGTCACAAAACGGTTTCAACTTTTTGCATCCGTCGCTTGAGAAAGCCCTGCGGCATGTGCTCGGTAGGAACACTGGTCTATGA
- a CDS encoding DegT/DnrJ/EryC1/StrS family aminotransferase, giving the protein MTTASFIPVANPQAGLAPLMPELQAAIERVLQSGRYVLGAEVTAFEAEFANFIGAEACVGVANGTDALELALRSVGVGPGDEVLTVANTVTATASAIAAIGARPRFVEVDKSTFNMCPDALATALQSGSAKAIVPVHLYGGPADLTAICDLAARYGIPVVEDCAQAVGATWADRPVGSWGQAAAFSFYPTKNLGCLGDGGAIVTRDLTVAERARALRQYGWQQRYVATDSGGRNSRLDEIQAAVLRTLLPHLPAFNQRRREIAQRYLEQLAEVSHLVTLPSELPKAHHVYHQFVVRASERDALQTRLAAAGVGTAVLYPEPIHRQPAFAQPDLSLPVTERCCAELLCLPIYPGLEEAHVDRVSRELISALQA; this is encoded by the coding sequence ATGACAACCGCGAGCTTCATTCCCGTCGCCAATCCTCAAGCCGGCTTGGCGCCGCTCATGCCCGAACTGCAGGCGGCGATCGAGCGAGTCCTGCAAAGTGGCCGCTACGTGCTCGGCGCCGAGGTGACGGCGTTCGAGGCAGAATTTGCGAACTTTATTGGTGCCGAGGCCTGCGTCGGTGTCGCCAACGGCACCGACGCTTTGGAACTGGCTTTACGCTCCGTCGGCGTCGGCCCGGGAGACGAAGTGCTCACGGTCGCCAATACCGTCACCGCTACCGCCAGCGCCATCGCAGCTATCGGCGCGCGCCCTCGTTTCGTCGAGGTGGATAAGTCGACCTTTAACATGTGCCCAGATGCCCTCGCGACCGCGCTCCAAAGCGGTTCGGCCAAGGCCATCGTGCCCGTGCATCTTTATGGTGGTCCGGCCGACTTGACTGCCATCTGTGATTTAGCCGCCCGCTACGGCATCCCCGTCGTGGAAGACTGTGCCCAAGCCGTAGGCGCAACCTGGGCGGACCGCCCCGTGGGAAGTTGGGGCCAGGCCGCCGCGTTCAGCTTCTATCCCACCAAAAATCTCGGTTGTCTCGGCGACGGCGGAGCGATCGTCACCCGCGACCTCACCGTGGCCGAACGCGCGCGCGCGCTGCGGCAATACGGCTGGCAACAGCGCTACGTCGCAACCGATTCCGGCGGCCGCAACAGCCGCTTGGACGAGATTCAAGCCGCGGTTCTGCGCACGCTTTTGCCCCATCTGCCGGCGTTCAACCAACGCCGTCGCGAGATCGCCCAACGCTACCTCGAGCAACTAGCCGAGGTCTCGCACTTGGTAACGCTACCGTCGGAGCTTCCCAAGGCACATCACGTTTATCACCAGTTCGTCGTGCGCGCCTCTGAGCGAGATGCGCTGCAAACGCGCCTAGCCGCAGCCGGCGTCGGGACCGCCGTGCTCTACCCCGAACCGATCCACCGCCAGCCCGCCTTCGCTCAACCTGATTTGTCGCTGCCCGTCACCGAACGCTGCTGTGCGGAACTCCTCTGCCTGCCAATCTATCCGGGGCTCGAAGAAGCCCACGTAGATCGAGTCAGCCGCGAGCTTATCAGCGCGCTGCAGGCCTGA
- a CDS encoding helix-turn-helix transcriptional regulator: MPPDSAAGFRSRFSVERMLRIHERLRDGDAVNCTQLAREMEVSRKTIQRDIDHMRDRLGLPLEYDRAAHSYAYTAPVEAFPTVQMSEGDAVALFVAERALEPLRGTPLFDRLRATFDKLTANLKGTVDITADDHDAVSFRHFGEGRTNAAAFDALQKARDQHREVTFNYRKPGAESATEERRVRPYHLTHRDNLWYLVAYDCARAALRTFALPRMSEVNLTRTRFELPADFDPSAFFSSALGVVEGKGDFAIHIRFAATVAHRIEERDWHESQRLERRRDGSVDLHLRLSSLVEIERWVLGWGDQAEVLAPTELRNQLAQTTAAMAARYN; the protein is encoded by the coding sequence ATGCCTCCCGATTCCGCTGCCGGCTTCCGCTCCCGCTTCTCTGTCGAACGTATGCTTCGCATTCACGAACGGCTTCGCGATGGCGACGCCGTCAACTGCACCCAACTGGCCCGCGAGATGGAGGTTTCCCGCAAAACCATCCAGCGCGACATCGACCACATGCGCGACCGCCTCGGCCTGCCCCTCGAGTATGATCGCGCCGCGCACTCCTACGCTTACACCGCCCCTGTCGAAGCCTTCCCCACCGTGCAGATGAGCGAAGGCGACGCGGTCGCCCTCTTTGTTGCCGAGCGCGCTCTGGAGCCCCTTCGCGGCACCCCGCTCTTCGACCGTCTGCGTGCGACCTTTGATAAGCTGACCGCCAACCTCAAAGGCACCGTCGACATCACCGCCGACGATCACGATGCGGTTTCCTTTCGTCACTTCGGCGAAGGTCGCACCAATGCCGCCGCCTTCGACGCCCTGCAAAAAGCCCGCGACCAACACCGCGAAGTGACCTTCAATTATCGCAAGCCGGGCGCTGAATCCGCGACCGAAGAGCGCCGCGTGCGCCCCTACCATCTCACCCATCGCGACAATCTCTGGTATCTCGTCGCCTACGACTGCGCGCGCGCGGCCCTGCGCACCTTCGCCTTGCCTCGCATGAGCGAAGTCAACCTCACTCGCACCCGCTTCGAACTCCCCGCCGATTTCGATCCGTCCGCCTTTTTCTCATCGGCTCTGGGGGTCGTGGAGGGTAAAGGTGATTTCGCGATCCACATCCGCTTCGCCGCCACCGTCGCCCATCGCATCGAGGAACGCGACTGGCACGAATCTCAACGCCTCGAACGGCGCCGCGATGGCTCGGTCGATCTGCACCTGCGCCTCAGTTCGCTCGTCGAGATTGAGCGCTGGGTGCTCGGCTGGGGCGACCAGGCCGAGGTGCTGGCTCCGACCGAACTCCGCAACCAACTCGCCCAAACCACCGCAGCGATGGCCGCCCGCTACAACTGA
- a CDS encoding NAD(P)/FAD-dependent oxidoreductase, which translates to MKNVVIVGAGLAGLTCARRLQVEGVTCQIIEASDGVGGRVRTDVVDGFRLDRGFQVLLTAYPEVQRWLDLKALDLQEFWPGAKVWNGSDWATVADPRRRWTDLFRSLSADIGSAGDKLKVVQWALQAAQGDETSHWTQPETTALAALQRRGFSTQMINAFWRPWLSGIFLEDELSTSSRMLEFVFGMFARGGTAVPAKGMGEIPRQLAGGLPEGGITLNERATAVEPGRVWTESRGAWRADHIVLALEPGAAAKLGVEDMPARWNGARCLYFAVEGRQERSPLLMLNGTSKGIVNHAAWMDAIAPDYAPANRSLLMAGIKASVQGDETDIEHAARAELAQWFGEREVAGWKLLRHSWVPQALPMRQQLNRIETGPIAPGIWRCGDACSTASIQGAMESGRRTAEHILRWV; encoded by the coding sequence ATGAAAAACGTTGTCATCGTGGGCGCAGGTTTGGCGGGTTTGACCTGCGCTCGGCGTCTGCAGGTCGAGGGTGTAACCTGTCAGATCATCGAGGCCAGCGACGGCGTGGGAGGTCGCGTGCGCACCGATGTGGTGGACGGCTTTCGCTTGGATCGCGGTTTTCAGGTGTTGTTGACGGCGTATCCGGAGGTGCAGCGCTGGCTCGACCTGAAGGCGCTGGATTTGCAGGAATTCTGGCCGGGGGCGAAAGTCTGGAATGGTTCTGATTGGGCGACGGTGGCGGATCCGCGGCGGCGTTGGACAGACCTGTTTCGCAGCCTCTCGGCCGATATCGGCAGCGCTGGCGACAAACTCAAGGTGGTGCAGTGGGCGTTGCAGGCGGCGCAGGGCGACGAAACTTCGCACTGGACGCAGCCGGAGACGACGGCGCTGGCCGCGTTGCAGCGTCGGGGTTTCAGCACGCAGATGATCAACGCGTTTTGGCGGCCGTGGTTGTCAGGGATTTTTCTCGAGGATGAATTGAGCACGTCCAGTCGCATGCTGGAGTTTGTCTTCGGCATGTTTGCCCGCGGAGGCACGGCGGTGCCGGCTAAGGGGATGGGCGAGATTCCGCGCCAGTTGGCGGGGGGCCTGCCGGAAGGAGGCATCACGCTGAATGAACGCGCCACAGCGGTTGAACCGGGACGCGTCTGGACCGAGTCGCGCGGTGCGTGGCGGGCAGATCACATTGTTTTGGCGCTGGAACCCGGAGCGGCGGCGAAGCTCGGAGTGGAGGACATGCCCGCACGATGGAACGGTGCGCGGTGTTTGTATTTTGCGGTGGAGGGACGCCAAGAGCGTAGTCCGTTGCTGATGCTCAACGGCACGTCGAAGGGCATTGTGAACCATGCCGCTTGGATGGATGCGATCGCCCCGGATTACGCGCCCGCGAACCGCTCGCTACTGATGGCGGGGATCAAGGCCTCGGTGCAGGGCGATGAGACCGATATCGAACACGCGGCGCGCGCGGAGCTGGCACAGTGGTTTGGCGAGCGTGAGGTCGCCGGGTGGAAGCTGCTGCGTCACTCATGGGTGCCACAAGCGCTGCCGATGCGCCAACAGCTCAACCGAATTGAAACAGGGCCGATCGCGCCAGGCATTTGGCGCTGCGGAGATGCATGTTCGACCGCGTCGATTCAGGGAGCGATGGAGAGCGGACGGCGCACCGCGGAGCATATCCTGCGCTGGGTGTAG
- a CDS encoding cryptochrome/photolyase family protein, with translation MGVRHYRHLVLVLGDQLDEASAAFDGFDADQDGVAMMEVAAESTHVWSSKIRIALFLSAMRHFRDRLREKDDWPVEYVELDDRANTQALDSEVERLVRRHHAQKLIAVETGDWRVEQQLQAAAKRAGVELELREDRHFFSSREDFRVHAKGRKQLRLEYFYRELRKRHGVLIDDEGKPEGGEWNYDADNRESFGKDGPPADMKAPMSFAPDAVTQEVIALVERRFGDHPGNLSHFDWPVTTEQARRALTDFIKHRLPQFGRYQDAMWTEEPWLFHSRISAAMNLKLLPPREVVDAAVEAYRRGDAPLAATEGFVRQILGWREYVRGLYWLEMPDYVERSALRAKEALPEFYWTGRCEMRCLRDALGQTLERGYAHHIQRLMVTGLYGLLLGIDPRKLHEWYLAVYVDAVEWVELPNTMGMSQFADGGRMASKPYVATGKYIQRMSNYCAGCAFDPAEAVGEKACPFTTLYWDFLERHETLLRGNRRMQFQVRNLDRLSDERRRAIRERAAVIRKAGGAVPAPDKQEELPW, from the coding sequence ATGGGCGTGCGTCACTATCGTCATCTCGTCCTGGTGCTCGGCGACCAGCTGGACGAAGCGTCGGCTGCTTTCGACGGTTTCGATGCAGACCAGGATGGCGTCGCGATGATGGAGGTCGCGGCGGAATCGACGCACGTTTGGTCGAGTAAAATTCGCATCGCGCTGTTTCTCTCCGCCATGCGGCATTTTCGCGATCGGCTGCGGGAGAAGGACGACTGGCCGGTCGAATACGTGGAGCTCGATGACCGGGCCAATACGCAGGCCCTGGACTCGGAAGTGGAGCGCTTGGTCCGGAGACACCACGCTCAGAAACTCATCGCGGTGGAGACGGGCGATTGGCGAGTGGAGCAGCAGTTGCAGGCGGCGGCCAAGCGCGCGGGCGTTGAATTGGAGCTGCGCGAAGACCGTCACTTCTTCAGCAGTCGGGAGGATTTCCGCGTCCACGCCAAGGGACGGAAGCAGCTGCGGCTGGAGTATTTTTACCGGGAGTTGCGCAAGCGTCACGGCGTGCTGATCGACGACGAAGGCAAACCCGAGGGCGGCGAGTGGAACTACGACGCGGACAACCGGGAAAGCTTCGGCAAAGACGGTCCGCCGGCGGACATGAAAGCCCCGATGTCGTTTGCACCGGACGCGGTGACGCAGGAGGTGATCGCGTTGGTGGAGCGCCGGTTTGGCGATCATCCGGGAAATCTGTCGCACTTCGATTGGCCGGTCACGACAGAGCAGGCGCGCCGCGCGCTCACGGATTTTATCAAACACCGGCTGCCGCAGTTTGGGCGGTATCAGGATGCCATGTGGACGGAGGAACCGTGGTTGTTTCACTCGCGCATCTCGGCGGCGATGAACCTGAAGCTGTTGCCGCCGCGTGAGGTGGTGGACGCGGCCGTGGAGGCTTATCGACGCGGTGATGCGCCGTTGGCGGCGACCGAAGGGTTTGTGCGACAGATCCTGGGTTGGCGGGAGTATGTGCGCGGGCTGTATTGGCTGGAGATGCCGGACTACGTGGAGCGTAGCGCACTGCGCGCGAAGGAAGCGTTGCCGGAGTTTTATTGGACGGGGAGATGTGAGATGCGCTGTTTGCGGGACGCGCTCGGACAAACGCTGGAACGGGGTTACGCACACCACATTCAGCGCCTGATGGTGACCGGGCTCTACGGGCTGCTGCTCGGCATCGATCCGCGAAAACTGCACGAATGGTATCTGGCCGTTTACGTGGACGCGGTGGAGTGGGTGGAGCTGCCCAATACGATGGGCATGTCGCAGTTTGCCGATGGTGGGCGCATGGCCTCGAAGCCCTACGTGGCGACCGGCAAATACATCCAACGCATGAGCAACTACTGTGCGGGCTGTGCCTTCGATCCCGCGGAGGCGGTGGGCGAAAAGGCGTGTCCGTTTACGACGTTGTATTGGGACTTTCTGGAGCGGCATGAAACGCTGCTGCGAGGGAATCGGCGCATGCAGTTTCAGGTGCGTAATTTGGATCGCTTGTCGGATGAACGCCGTCGGGCGATTCGCGAGCGCGCCGCGGTCATCCGTAAGGCCGGCGGCGCGGTGCCGGCGCCGGATAAGCAGGAGGAGTTGCCGTGGTGA
- the ndk gene encoding nucleoside-diphosphate kinase, with protein sequence MDKTFIIFKPDCMEKGLVGQVLARFEAAGFSLVGAKMIQLTSEKLREHYAHVADKPFYPEIENFMSSRPVVVAALKGEGVVAKVRELLGPTDSTKAPQGTIRGDFGTDMMVNVVHASDSDENAKIELARFFEESEIYG encoded by the coding sequence ATGGACAAGACATTCATTATCTTTAAGCCCGATTGCATGGAAAAGGGTCTCGTTGGCCAAGTGCTGGCTCGCTTCGAAGCGGCCGGTTTTTCGTTGGTCGGCGCCAAGATGATCCAGCTCACTTCGGAGAAGCTCCGTGAGCACTACGCGCACGTCGCGGACAAGCCGTTCTACCCCGAGATTGAGAACTTCATGAGTTCTCGCCCGGTGGTGGTCGCCGCCCTCAAGGGTGAAGGCGTGGTCGCCAAGGTGCGCGAGCTCCTCGGCCCGACGGATTCCACCAAGGCCCCGCAGGGCACCATCCGTGGTGACTTCGGCACCGACATGATGGTCAACGTGGTGCACGCCTCCGACAGCGACGAGAACGCCAAGATCGAACTCGCTCGTTTCTTCGAGGAGTCGGAGATCTACGGTTAA
- a CDS encoding NAD(P)/FAD-dependent oxidoreductase, producing MRNRTIVIGAGISGLLFAREMKSRGANVQVLEKSRGVGGRMSTKRIGDAVFDQGAQFFNVRDEYFEALVECWGRHGAMARWGGEDSNRWVARPSMTGLAKALAKCLPVRMRHKVSSLKRHDCGCWEIDVEGEGMLHADRLILSSPVPQSLALLDAGGVMLPTGVREDLERCDYYPCLALMLVLDRPSNVPENGLELTDGPIRWVVDNVSKGIKQGAKAAITVHLDRSFSEDHYGDSEAEVFEQVLPALRPLLGDALVESRALHRWRFSEPRTQHRQRCVWLPELGLGFCGDAFGGPRVEGAAISGLALARTIAASLEV from the coding sequence ATGAGAAACCGCACGATCGTCATTGGCGCCGGAATTTCCGGTCTGCTCTTTGCCCGCGAAATGAAGTCGCGGGGGGCGAACGTGCAGGTTTTGGAGAAGAGTCGTGGCGTGGGCGGACGCATGTCGACGAAGCGCATTGGCGATGCGGTCTTCGACCAGGGCGCACAGTTCTTCAACGTGCGGGATGAGTATTTCGAAGCATTGGTCGAATGCTGGGGGCGACACGGCGCGATGGCCCGCTGGGGCGGCGAGGACTCCAATCGTTGGGTCGCGCGACCGAGCATGACTGGCCTCGCCAAGGCGTTGGCCAAGTGCCTGCCAGTGCGCATGCGCCACAAGGTCTCTTCACTCAAACGCCATGACTGCGGTTGCTGGGAAATCGACGTGGAAGGCGAGGGCATGCTGCACGCAGATCGGTTGATCCTGAGTTCCCCGGTGCCGCAAAGTCTGGCGCTTTTGGATGCCGGGGGCGTGATGCTGCCGACCGGCGTGCGGGAGGACTTGGAGCGCTGTGATTATTATCCCTGCCTCGCGTTGATGCTGGTTTTGGATCGTCCCAGCAACGTGCCGGAGAACGGACTCGAACTCACTGACGGGCCAATTCGCTGGGTCGTGGATAACGTGAGCAAGGGCATCAAGCAGGGCGCGAAAGCGGCTATCACGGTGCACTTGGATCGGAGTTTTTCTGAGGACCATTATGGCGACTCGGAGGCGGAGGTTTTTGAGCAAGTGTTGCCGGCTTTGCGCCCGCTGTTGGGTGACGCGCTGGTGGAGTCGCGCGCTTTGCATCGCTGGCGCTTCAGTGAGCCACGCACGCAGCATCGGCAGCGTTGCGTTTGGTTGCCGGAACTCGGTCTTGGGTTTTGTGGCGACGCGTTTGGAGGACCTCGAGTGGAGGGAGCGGCGATATCGGGCCTTGCCTTGGCGCGCACGATTGCGGCATCGCTGGAGGTGTAA